A window of Sporocytophaga myxococcoides contains these coding sequences:
- a CDS encoding SH3 domain-containing protein: protein MRKTLLLIGIFILQITYTLKAQDNLYKVANISGIKLREVPAANGQYVVFIAENESVLLLSKLQGDWCKVKYNGKVGFTLFEYLKKAEVKPAVKTDTTNVPAVNEDPKKAKEAKHRKNKKKQQ, encoded by the coding sequence ATGCGCAAGACTTTACTTTTAATAGGAATTTTTATCCTTCAAATAACCTATACATTAAAGGCTCAGGATAACCTTTATAAAGTGGCGAATATCAGCGGAATTAAATTGAGGGAAGTTCCGGCTGCAAATGGTCAGTATGTTGTGTTCATTGCAGAGAACGAAAGTGTCTTATTGCTTTCTAAATTACAAGGTGATTGGTGTAAGGTGAAATACAATGGAAAAGTTGGCTTTACTCTTTTTGAATATCTAAAAAAGGCTGAAGTCAAGCCAGCTGTTAAAACCGATACTACCAATGTTCCCGCGGTAAATGAGGATCCTAAGAAAGCAAAAGAAGCAAAACATCGTAAGAATAAGAAGAAACAGCAATAA
- a CDS encoding glycoside hydrolase family 9 protein translates to MNLFRILPLLFFIFLKINLYAQNGILTDFSGNTTSGWAGTNPSHFVLSTANQELKILCSSVGYENLEFEFSQISIISNPVVTLKVKAASNFNLRVDLQDASGKWTALASQSKAVTGNGNYQNVTFDFKDKFPSGFDAGKIVTATFFFNPGTSYSGTVYFDDVTIGDPIPYLPGKILINQIGYEQEGPKVAIYQTNLAAISTDSFYIVDNNNKIVYRGLGTFKGQVTGWSTGNYWKLNFSDFEGTGNFKIKMKAGNLYSYSFKIDQNLLFKETASKVVSFFNKMRHTGASDKSLSFYGSRSGTVDVHGGWIDATGDPGKHMSHLSYANYFNPQQIPFVVWSLLKSYSLNPDAYAAFDEALLSEAAFGADYIIRNVDPAGYLYISVFDDWGNSPNRQITEWGQAPGCDNCRSANYQAAMREGAGVAIAALARASRMNISVGEYTPSQYLAKAEVLYNHLKSPGAGGYATKNLEYCNDHTENIIDFYCGLLASTELYLTTQNASYLTDASDYAGRLMALQKTEGYLSSNVAGTRPFNHAADEGLPVISLIEYAEANPLQKPVVAGFILKWVDWYKSLSTEVNNPFSYVREYARPYKDGVSLPAVKSFFVPHDNETGYWWQGENARLASMASALLASYRFLGNYDFSGDFNNEFAISQIDWVLGKNPFDVCMMTGVGTTTYPTYLGGAKYPNYVGGICNGITAKDKNESDIAWAPFAASDWQNWRWVEQWLPHDAWFLVSVAQLNAIVEDVEPLPLSFSPSFRNEESIICFPVPFHHELSVQLPSGVSPEMIKVLNVLGETQKLIENPSGNTFNISTENWSPGLYFVEVHTQSKVKTIKVVK, encoded by the coding sequence ATGAATTTATTTCGAATACTACCGCTCTTATTTTTTATTTTTCTGAAAATCAATCTTTATGCTCAAAATGGCATATTAACCGATTTCTCTGGAAATACTACTTCCGGATGGGCTGGAACCAATCCTTCACATTTTGTATTAAGTACGGCAAATCAGGAGTTAAAAATACTATGCTCTAGTGTGGGGTATGAAAATCTGGAATTTGAATTTTCTCAGATTTCAATTATATCAAATCCTGTAGTTACACTCAAAGTTAAAGCTGCAAGTAATTTCAATTTAAGGGTTGATCTGCAGGATGCATCTGGTAAATGGACAGCACTAGCTTCTCAGTCAAAAGCAGTTACAGGAAATGGAAATTATCAAAACGTGACATTTGACTTTAAGGATAAGTTTCCTTCAGGGTTTGATGCTGGCAAAATTGTTACTGCTACATTTTTCTTTAATCCTGGAACGAGTTATTCAGGAACTGTATATTTTGATGATGTGACTATCGGAGATCCTATACCTTATCTGCCAGGGAAAATCTTGATTAATCAGATTGGTTATGAACAGGAAGGGCCTAAAGTGGCCATCTATCAAACAAACCTTGCCGCAATCTCTACAGATAGCTTTTATATTGTAGATAATAACAATAAAATAGTATATAGAGGGTTGGGCACCTTTAAAGGACAAGTTACAGGTTGGTCAACAGGGAATTACTGGAAGTTAAACTTTTCAGATTTTGAAGGTACAGGAAATTTTAAAATTAAAATGAAGGCTGGAAATCTATACTCTTACTCATTTAAAATTGATCAGAATCTCTTGTTTAAAGAAACAGCTTCTAAAGTCGTTTCCTTTTTTAATAAAATGAGGCATACCGGTGCATCGGATAAATCTTTATCCTTTTATGGCTCAAGAAGTGGTACTGTAGATGTTCATGGTGGATGGATAGATGCAACCGGAGATCCAGGTAAACACATGTCTCATCTTTCATATGCCAATTACTTTAATCCTCAGCAAATTCCATTTGTAGTCTGGAGTCTCCTTAAATCATATTCGTTAAATCCAGATGCTTATGCGGCTTTTGATGAAGCATTGCTTTCCGAAGCTGCATTTGGAGCAGACTATATTATCAGAAATGTTGACCCTGCCGGTTATCTTTATATATCTGTATTTGATGATTGGGGGAATTCACCAAACAGACAGATAACAGAATGGGGGCAAGCCCCTGGGTGTGACAATTGTCGTTCTGCTAACTATCAGGCTGCAATGCGTGAAGGAGCAGGTGTAGCAATTGCAGCATTAGCAAGAGCTTCTCGTATGAATATTTCTGTCGGTGAATATACTCCGTCTCAATACCTGGCTAAAGCGGAAGTCCTCTACAATCATTTGAAGTCACCTGGAGCAGGTGGATATGCAACAAAAAATTTGGAATACTGTAATGATCATACTGAGAATATAATCGATTTTTACTGTGGCTTGCTTGCTTCTACTGAATTATATCTGACTACTCAGAATGCCTCCTACCTTACCGATGCTTCTGATTATGCTGGTAGACTGATGGCATTGCAAAAAACAGAAGGTTATCTTTCCTCCAATGTTGCAGGAACCAGACCATTTAATCATGCAGCCGATGAGGGTTTGCCTGTAATTTCTTTAATTGAGTATGCAGAGGCTAATCCATTGCAAAAGCCTGTTGTTGCAGGTTTTATTCTAAAATGGGTAGATTGGTATAAATCTTTATCAACAGAGGTAAATAATCCCTTTTCATATGTAAGGGAATATGCAAGACCTTATAAAGATGGTGTTTCGTTACCTGCAGTTAAATCTTTTTTCGTTCCTCATGATAATGAAACAGGTTACTGGTGGCAAGGTGAAAATGCCCGTCTGGCTTCTATGGCAAGTGCTTTATTAGCATCATATCGTTTTCTTGGAAATTATGATTTTTCAGGTGACTTTAATAACGAATTTGCAATCTCTCAAATTGACTGGGTATTAGGAAAAAATCCATTTGATGTATGTATGATGACAGGTGTTGGTACAACTACATATCCTACTTACCTTGGAGGAGCAAAGTATCCTAACTATGTCGGAGGAATTTGTAATGGTATTACTGCTAAAGATAAAAATGAAAGCGATATTGCCTGGGCTCCGTTTGCAGCTTCAGATTGGCAAAACTGGAGATGGGTCGAGCAGTGGCTTCCTCATGATGCCTGGTTTCTGGTTTCTGTAGCTCAGTTAAATGCTATTGTGGAAGATGTTGAACCTCTGCCTTTGAGCTTTTCTCCATCTTTTAGAAATGAAGAAAGTATTATCTGTTTTCCTGTGCCATTCCATCATGAACTTTCTGTGCAATTGCCTTCAGGGGTTTCTCCTGAAATGATTAAAGTATTAAATGTGCTTGGTGAGACACAAAAGCTTATTGAGAATCCATCTGGAAATACATTCAATATTTCTACGGAAAATTGGTCTCCTGGACTATATTTTGTAGAAGTGCATACTCAGAGCAAAGTAAAAACCATTAAAGTTGTAAAATAA
- a CDS encoding DUF6515 family protein, with protein sequence MKPIIYSGLFLMLFGLNIPAQSQPGRGHDKQKQHNNNNHYNNNRGNNNSHHYARVDYNKKHGHSNGPGNRNIYVDRRVTNVYHTPQRYGVMPVYRSSVAYAPSSSIIISNRGINFRYYNGIFYQPMNGSYIVASAPWGARVRTIPVNSLRVHVASVPYYYYYGSFYTHSVQNNEYMAVQPPMGARVDFLPEGASKVYVDGNTYYEVNNTYYKAFADETGAIWYEVVGQK encoded by the coding sequence ATGAAACCGATCATTTATTCAGGCCTTTTTCTAATGTTATTTGGATTAAACATCCCTGCTCAGTCCCAGCCTGGCAGAGGTCATGATAAACAAAAACAACATAATAATAACAATCATTACAACAATAACCGAGGCAATAACAATTCACATCATTATGCACGGGTTGATTACAATAAAAAACATGGTCATTCTAATGGACCGGGTAACAGAAACATCTATGTTGACAGAAGAGTAACAAATGTATACCATACTCCCCAGCGCTATGGAGTTATGCCTGTCTATAGAAGCAGTGTTGCATATGCTCCTTCTTCTTCAATAATTATTTCAAATAGAGGAATAAACTTCCGTTATTATAATGGAATTTTCTACCAGCCTATGAATGGATCTTATATAGTAGCATCTGCACCATGGGGTGCAAGAGTTAGGACTATTCCTGTCAATAGCTTGAGAGTGCATGTTGCTAGTGTACCATATTATTACTACTATGGTTCTTTTTATACTCACTCAGTTCAAAATAATGAATATATGGCAGTGCAACCTCCTATGGGTGCCAGAGTTGATTTCCTGCCTGAAGGAGCATCGAAAGTATATGTAGATGGAAATACTTATTACGAAGTTAATAATACATATTATAAAGCCTTTGCTGATGAAACAGGAGCAATATGGTATGAAGTCGTAGGGCAGAAGTAA
- a CDS encoding histidine phosphatase family protein translates to MKIHTIFFSLALLIAPGFSKSKGKNDSPKSTIERIEKKYDALSKTAPVIKANGKPMCQSLRFIQEDDNLVKDYSKLRQIAIIRHGEPDMVKTGQYTCTEANQFLKCYDSVCIIVPEKPFFELGANEEVEIFSSPLNRALSTAHYLFGTERAITVSPYFREFENTIKESDSKKKYSIKRWKTTARIKWMLGISKPKNIESFSQAKDRAKKGAAILDEASNENAKVVLTAHGLLNRYLKKDLKKMGWKVVEDTGNDYFGTTILVKLDE, encoded by the coding sequence ATGAAAATACACACTATCTTCTTCTCTCTCGCATTATTGATAGCGCCAGGCTTTAGTAAATCAAAAGGGAAAAATGACTCCCCAAAATCAACTATTGAAAGAATAGAAAAGAAATATGATGCTTTAAGTAAGACTGCACCTGTCATTAAAGCGAATGGAAAACCTATGTGCCAAAGTCTGAGGTTTATTCAAGAGGACGATAATCTAGTTAAGGATTATAGTAAATTACGCCAGATTGCAATTATCAGGCATGGCGAACCTGATATGGTAAAAACAGGTCAGTATACTTGCACTGAAGCTAATCAATTTTTAAAATGCTATGACAGCGTTTGTATTATAGTTCCGGAAAAACCTTTTTTTGAACTTGGAGCAAATGAAGAGGTAGAAATATTTTCCAGTCCGTTAAACAGGGCACTAAGCACTGCTCATTACTTATTCGGAACCGAAAGAGCAATTACTGTTTCCCCATATTTCAGAGAATTTGAAAACACAATTAAAGAGTCTGATTCTAAGAAAAAATATTCAATAAAAAGATGGAAGACAACAGCCCGAATTAAATGGATGCTCGGTATCAGCAAACCAAAGAACATTGAAAGCTTTTCTCAAGCCAAAGACAGAGCTAAAAAAGGAGCAGCAATTCTTGATGAAGCAAGTAATGAAAACGCTAAAGTTGTGCTTACTGCTCATGGTTTGCTAAACAGATACCTGAAAAAAGATTTAAAAAAGATGGGATGGAAAGTAGTGGAAGATACAGGAAATGACTATTTCGGAACAACAATTCTGGTCAAGCTGGATGAATAA
- a CDS encoding SRPBCC family protein — MKILGFILLGILGLIALLLITAIFVPKEYAIEREVTINKPKAQVFEYIKHVKNQNYFNEWVMMDPRMNKEYRGTDANVGFVFAWDGEKAGKGEQEIKNISEGEKVDLELRFIKPFESTAYAYLVTESEGNEATKVKWGMTGKSKYPFNFMNLMISGTLGTQLDKGLQKLKVILEK, encoded by the coding sequence ATGAAAATTTTAGGATTCATTTTGCTGGGTATTTTAGGTCTAATAGCGCTTTTACTGATTACTGCTATCTTCGTACCAAAGGAATATGCTATTGAGAGAGAGGTAACAATCAACAAACCCAAAGCGCAGGTATTTGAATATATCAAACACGTTAAAAACCAGAATTATTTCAATGAGTGGGTAATGATGGACCCCAGAATGAATAAAGAGTATAGAGGTACTGATGCTAACGTTGGATTTGTCTTTGCATGGGATGGAGAAAAGGCAGGTAAAGGTGAACAGGAAATTAAAAATATAAGTGAAGGAGAAAAGGTAGACCTGGAACTCAGATTTATTAAACCATTTGAAAGTACTGCATATGCTTACCTTGTCACAGAATCTGAAGGTAATGAAGCAACCAAGGTTAAATGGGGAATGACTGGCAAAAGCAAGTATCCGTTCAACTTTATGAACCTGATGATATCCGGTACTCTTGGAACACAACTCGATAAAGGCCTTCAAAAACTTAAGGTAATTCTGGAAAAATAG
- a CDS encoding DUF1653 domain-containing protein produces the protein MIEPGKYKHYKGKYYKVIGVAKHSETMEDMVYYQCLYGDFGFWVRPLKMFKETITVEGELVPRFKFIEKID, from the coding sequence ATGATAGAACCTGGAAAATACAAACATTATAAAGGTAAATATTATAAAGTTATTGGCGTTGCCAAACATAGTGAAACCATGGAGGATATGGTTTATTATCAATGTTTATATGGGGATTTTGGTTTTTGGGTGAGGCCATTGAAGATGTTTAAAGAAACCATTACAGTTGAAGGAGAGTTAGTTCCAAGGTTTAAGTTTATTGAAAAAATTGATTGA
- a CDS encoding MFS transporter — MQISKATKIELLNFKCVPMKAFHASWLTFFICFFAWFGLAPLMPEIKNELNLSKAQIANISIAAVSMTVFARLLIGWLCDKIGPRWCYVILLSVGALPVMMIGFVNSYESFLIGRLFIGLIGASFVITQYHTSVMFAPNIVGTANATAAGWGNLGGGVTQVAMPAIFAGVVSLGFTASEAWRIAMIFPGLALLLMAYVYYKYTQDTTEGNVLELRKKNPEFKAKNPDIKGSFWMAFKEYRVWILGLVYGACFGIELTMDGIAAIYFTEEFNTPLMIAGIIAASFGMMNLFARALGGIYSDKISQKFGLKGRVILLSAFLFLEGIGIILFSEMNLLPLAILTLILFALFVKMSNGVTYSIVPFVNKKALGSVAGIVGAGGNIGAVLANSVFTVHSYRYGLFIIGTVVCGISVLALFLKFPNEVSSDLLVNIGEAKENEKVRELTRI, encoded by the coding sequence ATGCAGATTTCTAAGGCGACCAAAATTGAGCTATTAAACTTTAAATGTGTCCCTATGAAGGCTTTTCATGCTTCATGGCTTACATTTTTTATATGTTTTTTCGCATGGTTTGGTCTTGCGCCATTGATGCCAGAGATAAAAAATGAACTTAATCTGTCTAAAGCACAAATCGCAAATATTTCAATAGCTGCTGTGTCCATGACCGTTTTTGCCCGATTGCTGATAGGGTGGTTGTGTGATAAGATAGGACCCAGATGGTGCTACGTAATTTTACTTAGTGTTGGGGCGCTTCCGGTAATGATGATAGGATTCGTTAATAGTTATGAGTCCTTCCTGATCGGGAGATTGTTTATCGGACTGATAGGAGCCTCTTTTGTAATTACCCAGTATCATACTTCTGTGATGTTTGCCCCGAACATAGTCGGGACTGCTAATGCTACTGCTGCAGGCTGGGGAAACCTGGGTGGTGGTGTAACCCAAGTGGCAATGCCTGCAATCTTTGCAGGTGTTGTATCGCTGGGTTTTACCGCTTCTGAAGCATGGAGGATAGCAATGATTTTTCCTGGACTTGCATTATTGCTGATGGCTTACGTGTATTACAAATATACACAGGATACTACTGAAGGAAATGTCCTGGAGTTAAGAAAGAAGAACCCTGAATTCAAAGCTAAAAATCCCGATATCAAAGGAAGTTTCTGGATGGCTTTTAAAGAATATAGAGTATGGATTCTTGGGCTGGTTTATGGAGCTTGCTTCGGAATAGAATTAACTATGGATGGAATTGCCGCCATTTATTTTACAGAAGAGTTTAACACTCCATTAATGATTGCTGGTATCATAGCTGCGTCATTTGGAATGATGAATCTTTTCGCTAGAGCTCTGGGCGGTATTTATTCAGATAAGATTAGTCAGAAATTTGGTCTGAAAGGAAGGGTTATATTACTAAGTGCTTTTCTTTTCCTGGAAGGAATTGGAATTATATTGTTTTCTGAAATGAACCTCCTTCCATTGGCTATCCTTACTTTGATTTTGTTTGCTTTGTTTGTTAAAATGTCTAATGGAGTCACTTATTCGATCGTGCCCTTTGTGAATAAAAAGGCTTTGGGTAGTGTGGCTGGTATCGTTGGGGCAGGAGGAAATATTGGCGCCGTTTTAGCGAACTCCGTTTTTACTGTTCACTCATATCGTTACGGTTTATTTATTATAGGGACTGTTGTTTGTGGTATTTCAGTATTGGCTCTTTTCTTAAAATTCCCTAATGAAGTATCTTCAGATCTTCTTGTCAATATAGGAGAAGCAAAAGAAAATGAAAAAGTCAGAGAATTAACTCGGATTTAG
- a CDS encoding PepSY-like domain-containing protein, with the protein MKKVLLMIGLVVAGYTMKAQDVVDSKSVPSKVSSALTQKYPDLKSGDIEWEKKDNNYKAEFTKDGQDYEVKLDNSGNWISTEVDLTEKDLPEKVRNGLNKSEYKSWTVKDVEKKEKPQGKTLYKIEVKQGEQEYDVYFDPEGTLVKKNKS; encoded by the coding sequence ATGAAAAAGGTGCTTTTAATGATTGGATTAGTGGTGGCAGGGTATACAATGAAGGCCCAGGATGTTGTAGATTCTAAAAGTGTACCAAGTAAAGTGTCTTCAGCTTTGACACAAAAATATCCCGATCTTAAGTCTGGCGATATCGAGTGGGAAAAGAAGGACAACAACTACAAGGCAGAATTTACCAAGGATGGACAAGACTATGAAGTAAAACTTGACAATTCGGGTAATTGGATATCAACTGAAGTAGATCTTACAGAAAAAGACCTTCCAGAAAAAGTAAGAAACGGTCTTAACAAATCAGAATATAAATCGTGGACTGTTAAAGACGTGGAAAAGAAAGAGAAACCTCAAGGTAAGACTTTATATAAAATTGAGGTAAAACAAGGAGAGCAGGAATATGATGTATATTTCGATCCGGAAGGAACTCTTGTTAAGAAAAATAAAAGTTAA
- a CDS encoding GyrI-like domain-containing protein: METLDLTKAYKTYFTAKAKPELIDIEPAQFLSITGIGDPSQKAFSEKIQALYSTAYTLKFTFKAMQKDFKVSKLEGQWWFDENKYRVLSMTETSINVPRDAWEYRLLIRMPDFITEDDVRTATSSVVSKKEILLAKNVELFRMTEGKCVQMLHIGPFSKEVETLKQMEIFMNENNLGKNGLHHEIYLSDFRKTSEDKLKTILREPVKFA; encoded by the coding sequence ATGGAAACATTGGATTTGACAAAAGCATATAAAACTTATTTTACGGCAAAAGCTAAGCCTGAATTGATAGACATTGAACCTGCTCAGTTTTTATCTATTACAGGAATAGGAGATCCTTCACAAAAAGCTTTTTCAGAAAAGATTCAGGCACTGTATTCAACAGCCTATACTCTGAAATTCACTTTCAAAGCTATGCAAAAGGATTTTAAAGTATCAAAGTTGGAAGGACAATGGTGGTTTGACGAAAATAAGTATAGAGTACTTTCCATGACCGAAACATCCATAAATGTTCCCCGGGATGCATGGGAATATCGATTGCTGATTAGAATGCCTGATTTTATTACAGAAGACGATGTTCGCACTGCAACCAGTTCTGTAGTTTCAAAAAAAGAAATTTTATTGGCAAAGAATGTAGAACTTTTTAGAATGACGGAAGGGAAATGTGTACAAATGCTGCATATAGGACCCTTTTCAAAAGAAGTGGAAACTCTTAAACAAATGGAAATTTTTATGAATGAAAATAATCTGGGCAAAAATGGATTGCATCATGAGATCTATCTTTCTGATTTCAGAAAAACGAGTGAGGATAAATTAAAGACAATTTTAAGGGAACCTGTGAAATTTGCATAA
- a CDS encoding nucleoside deaminase: MDEFMKLAISEARKGLKEGGIPIGSVLVKDGKVVSHGHNKRVQENNPILHGEMDCLNNAGRIGSYRNTVIYSTLMPCYMCAGTIVQFKIPKVIVGESRTFSGARAFMEEHGVEVVDLDLAECKKMMEDFIKEKPELWNEDIMEL, translated from the coding sequence ATGGATGAATTTATGAAACTGGCTATAAGCGAAGCCAGAAAAGGACTGAAGGAAGGTGGAATCCCCATTGGTTCTGTATTGGTAAAAGACGGAAAGGTTGTGTCACACGGTCATAACAAACGTGTCCAAGAAAACAATCCTATCTTGCATGGAGAAATGGACTGCCTTAACAATGCCGGAAGAATAGGCAGTTACAGAAACACAGTAATTTATTCTACACTTATGCCTTGTTATATGTGCGCTGGCACTATTGTCCAATTTAAAATACCTAAAGTAATTGTTGGAGAATCCAGAACATTCAGTGGTGCAAGAGCATTTATGGAAGAACATGGTGTAGAAGTGGTAGATCTTGATCTTGCAGAATGTAAAAAGATGATGGAAGATTTTATTAAAGAAAAACCTGAGCTTTGGAATGAAGATATCATGGAGCTTTGA
- a CDS encoding GlcG/HbpS family heme-binding protein, giving the protein MELNHKQAKEILNAIIFELEKRGKYAVVAIADAHGELLAFEKMDNTKLPSIANAINKAYTAARTQKNTSEIGKALKDPVKGYDIAFYGDPKICGWGGGVPVIANGKVIGAAAVSGLSQEEDEDIAMIGVGHLTVK; this is encoded by the coding sequence ATGGAACTCAATCATAAACAAGCCAAAGAAATTTTAAACGCTATTATTTTTGAACTTGAGAAAAGAGGGAAATATGCAGTAGTTGCGATTGCAGATGCTCACGGCGAACTGCTGGCTTTTGAAAAAATGGATAATACCAAACTCCCGTCCATCGCAAATGCTATTAATAAAGCCTATACAGCTGCACGCACACAGAAAAATACATCGGAGATAGGTAAGGCTCTTAAAGATCCCGTTAAAGGATATGACATAGCTTTTTATGGAGATCCTAAAATCTGCGGCTGGGGTGGAGGGGTGCCTGTTATTGCAAATGGTAAAGTCATTGGCGCTGCTGCAGTAAGTGGCCTTTCACAGGAAGAAGATGAAGATATCGCAATGATAGGGGTAGGGCATTTGACAGTGAAATAA
- a CDS encoding sensor histidine kinase, translating into MEDLLYWKEQALDFLIQIKTVYDFQNVHAFRRNLLLRMKDLTKCDDIFFIIKEDEISERITYSNQPHLEGTFTETSFLNDPDIKNQYSYHEKVKVGKSHFLKDNTAVIHIPLDEIHIKASIVLAWNSYFQLSEGMDYFFNVCITRLKEVLKLNYMIFSLEELRIKFNAVFHSVSQALIFVDETDNNAWINSKGKEILGIYSENEILSPIVISEYMRMFRENAINESEITSIATELFKDPEKEINNWLWKFKNSVYKVSSKPIITERKKGRLWMFEDISEIYFTNQRLAENNEEFKAANDHLLEQNALILSQNEEIQFKNNRLEEINQEKNGLINIVSHDLKSPFQQIQGMAQVIEMIAPLEGDQKVFIDNIKAVSKKGLNLVKEILDISAIEQQKINKQEEIIDLQKFLEIELKICQTVAEKKNIKIHLNYESKHSELSTDPEFLRRILDNLISNAVKFSYNDKNIYVNVTSKPDKIIISIKDEGQGMTELDKQHLFEKFKKLSAKPTAGESSSGLGLSIVKLLVEQLKGSITCESEWGHGTTFVLEFNINEIE; encoded by the coding sequence TTGGAAGATCTACTATACTGGAAAGAACAAGCTCTTGATTTTCTCATCCAGATTAAAACAGTTTATGACTTTCAGAATGTACATGCATTCAGACGCAATTTATTGCTCAGAATGAAAGACCTTACAAAATGTGATGACATATTCTTTATAATAAAGGAAGATGAAATTTCTGAAAGAATTACTTATTCCAATCAACCTCATCTGGAAGGAACATTCACTGAGACATCTTTTCTGAATGATCCTGACATTAAAAATCAATACTCTTACCATGAAAAAGTGAAAGTAGGAAAGTCTCATTTTCTTAAAGATAATACAGCAGTTATTCATATACCTTTAGACGAAATTCATATTAAAGCATCAATCGTACTTGCCTGGAATTCTTATTTTCAGCTTTCAGAAGGGATGGATTACTTCTTTAATGTATGTATAACAAGGCTAAAAGAAGTATTGAAGCTTAATTATATGATATTTTCTCTTGAAGAATTGAGAATTAAGTTTAATGCAGTTTTTCATTCGGTTTCTCAGGCTTTGATATTTGTGGATGAAACAGATAACAATGCCTGGATAAATTCAAAGGGAAAAGAGATTTTAGGAATTTATTCTGAAAATGAAATCTTATCACCTATTGTAATTTCTGAATATATGCGAATGTTCAGAGAAAATGCCATTAACGAAAGTGAAATAACTTCTATTGCCACCGAACTATTTAAAGATCCGGAAAAAGAAATCAATAACTGGCTTTGGAAGTTTAAGAACAGTGTTTATAAAGTTTCAAGCAAACCTATCATTACAGAACGAAAGAAAGGAAGATTATGGATGTTTGAGGATATCAGTGAAATCTATTTCACTAACCAAAGACTTGCTGAAAACAATGAGGAATTTAAAGCAGCCAATGATCACCTTTTAGAGCAAAATGCTTTGATTTTATCTCAAAATGAAGAGATCCAATTCAAGAACAACAGACTGGAAGAAATAAACCAGGAAAAAAACGGACTTATCAATATTGTATCACATGATTTAAAATCTCCATTTCAACAAATTCAGGGAATGGCTCAGGTAATTGAAATGATTGCTCCACTTGAAGGCGACCAAAAGGTATTTATAGATAATATAAAAGCAGTATCAAAAAAGGGACTTAACCTGGTAAAAGAGATTTTGGACATTAGCGCCATTGAACAGCAGAAAATAAACAAACAAGAAGAGATTATTGACCTTCAAAAATTCCTTGAAATAGAATTAAAAATTTGCCAGACTGTTGCAGAGAAGAAAAATATAAAGATTCATTTGAACTATGAATCAAAACATTCTGAACTCAGCACAGATCCCGAGTTTTTAAGGCGTATCTTGGACAACCTAATTTCAAATGCAGTTAAGTTTTCTTACAATGACAAAAATATTTATGTTAATGTAACCAGCAAACCTGATAAAATTATTATATCTATAAAAGATGAAGGCCAGGGAATGACAGAACTGGACAAACAACATTTGTTTGAAAAATTTAAAAAGCTATCTGCAAAACCTACAGCTGGCGAGAGCTCCAGCGGACTAGGATTATCTATAGTAAAACTATTGGTAGAACAACTCAAAGGAAGTATTACTTGTGAAAGTGAGTGGGGACATGGAACAACATTTGTTCTTGAATTCAATATAAATGAAATAGAATAA